DNA sequence from the Phoenix dactylifera cultivar Barhee BC4 chromosome 13, palm_55x_up_171113_PBpolish2nd_filt_p, whole genome shotgun sequence genome:
AAAACAGTTAAAGTGGTTGATGTTAAAGCCTTTTCAAATTGAGAATTAGTACAAGATGATATAATATTTCACTTGCAATATAACTTTCTTTCAATAGACGAACAATTAGTTAAAAATTATAACCTATAAACAAAGAATAAAGCAAAACACAATTATAACACAAGAAAAAGCAATAAAGAAAGTACCAAAATCCATATCAGATGATGAGGTATCTCCTTCAATAACAGCATCACGGGCAGTTTCCTCACGCGATGCTTCTCCTGCCACTGATCCCATGATTTTCATGAATTGATCGGCATCCAGTTCCACTGCTTTTGAGTTCctttccccaaaaaaaaaagagagagagataaagaaacaaGTTTGACACATGCTGCTCAGAACTTAAATGGAATTTCACAATGAAAAGTAACAACTAAATGCAAAGCCCCAGCACAATTTGAATTGGGGTGGCGCAAAATAATTAAGCCTTTAAGAACACCGATGATCTCTTTAGGCTTTAAGCCATCTCTCAAAAAGATTATCTTCACTATGGTTGGCTCCAAGGTGAGACTAAATTCGCAGCAGACAGTGTTGCCCTAATGTCTGAGGACTACTGCAATATCTGCATGTAAGAATCAACAGTTCTCCTTACCCTATAGTGGTAGGCTtcactcaaatttgaattttgaattgcaCTCTCCTAAACTGTAAAGTTCCTAGatagaaaataatttagcaTTGTCACAATATCATATACAAGGCTAAGTACCTCTTCCTAGGTGGATGCAATCTTTAATCCATAATATTTGGAAATCTAACAAAATCAAATCATAATTTCATGGAAAAACTTCCACATACAGAACAGGCAGCTAACTTACTTAAGATAAAATGATGGATTTGCTGATAGTTTGCTCCAGAGTGCTCCAGGACacatttttattttatgcaGCACATTCAAGATAGTGAAAGTGAAAGTGAAAGTAGAAACAAAGGAATATATCCAGAGTATATTATGCCCATAGTTAAAAAAACTAATACAGTCAATTAGACTAATAAACAAGACATATCTCCAAATAGGTCTAGATAACTGATGAAGTCTTCGAAGAATATGGAAAAGAACCTGTTTGGAGGAACCTCTGCTCCTTCAAAGCTTGAAACTTTTTGCACAAATGCTTGCATAGTTTCCACTATGTCTCCAAGATTGAAATCATCTGAGAGTGAACTAGAACCATCGGCAGTGTCTTTCTGCCGCTTATCCTTTCTGTGCTTCCTTTCAGCCTTGTAATTTTCCATCTCCTTCTGCCTCTCCAAAATGGCTGAGTTCAATTCATCTTCTCCATTATACAGCCAAGAATCATCATCATCTAGAGGAAGCTCGATACCCTTAAAATCATCAACGGAACAGGGCATTGAAAGAATTTCATCTATGCGCAGAACTGGAGCATTCATGATCTCCCTGCACCAAAATACATCATCATAGCAATCAATTTCTCTCCTGCTTCGCAAATCTATCTCTAATTGCATGACTGCAGGTACATCTAGAAGAGGCTTCACGCTTTTTCTAAATCAAATATACGAGCATGGGATGGAATCATGCAGACGTTCAAGCTAGGTACCAGCATACCGGAGTTACCAAAATTCTGTCAAATGGACCATTTAGCTAACCTTAATTAGCTAGTATTAAATTAGTGCATATCTATGGAAACTTATCAGGGTTTGGGAATAATCATGAAAAAAACTATTGCAGTAAGTCAGTACTCAACTAATACCAAAAGTTATACTTCAAATCTAGAAACATATGTCAGATTAGCAATAAAAAGATGAAACAATGATACCTTGTCCGAGAAGATAGAGAACTAAAAAGAGAAAACAGTGATACCTTGTCCGAGAAGATAGAGAACTGCTCTTGTAATACTCCAATGCACTATCCATAATCCTCTGATACTCTTTTGATCCTGGAAGAAGGCCCTCAAAACACCCACTGCTCTCCAAACTCCGTTTGAAAGCCTCCCAAGTGGTCCCTTTTCCTTCTTTGCCAGCCCGACGCCTCTCCTGGTACATCATCTCAAATCCACAAGCTATCTTCATCCCCAATTCGGCCTCGATGTAAGCCGCCGGCCCCTCCTCCCTCGATGGCATCGGGTAGCACCTTGGAGCCTGGAAGTTCTGCTGCACCAATTGGGCATACATCGCCCTCGACATCGGGACTGAAACCCTAACCATCTCGATCCCTCCTCCGTTGCTTCTCAAGAACTTGTCCATCCGCGCTGCGTCCTTCATAGAATCCACATCACGGTCGTAGAACCCCTCCACCGCCAGCGAAACCAAGCAAGGCTCGTGCTTTAAGACCTGGGCCACCGGCAGCGGAACCCTAACCCTGACCCGGTGTGTGTTAGCCCGAGCTCTCTCCGGATAGCTGGAGATCCTCCGACTGATAGCAGCCTGGACCGCATCTGAAGCCCTGGTGTCGACGTCCTCGTTCCGGACCGCGTCGAGGGCGGCGGCGAGGGGCGGGCCCGAGGGGAAGCGATCTCGGGGGACGATGTGGACGTCGCCGCGGCGGATGAAGACGCGGTTCGTGCTGGTGTCGGGGTCGAGCCAGCGGGGGAGAGAGAAGGCGGCCTCGATGAGGAGGAATTCGCCATCGGAGTCCCAAACGCGCGCGGAGAGGGATGGGACGGCGCGGGAGGCCTCGAAAAGGAGGAAGACAATGAACCACTCGTCATCGAGGTTGTCGCCGAAGCGGGTCTTGCCGTGGAGGTGGGGGAGCGAAGGAGAGCCGCAGAAGGGGCAGTTGCtggcggcggtggcggaggcggccgaggaggaggagggaatggAGAGGTGGAAGGGCTCGTGCTGCCAGATGTAGTCGCGGAGGTGGGGGGCGAGGACGGATTGAATGAGGTGAAGGTGGAGGGAGCGGAGGGCGGCGGCGGCCTCGGCCGGCGGGGAATCCGGCGGAAGGTCCGGGTAAATAGCGTAAAAGACGGTGTCCTCGGGGATTCTAGGGTTCCGGCGAGCTTCTTCCATGGAGGTCTCCCTCGCGAAGGGTTCCCTGGATTTTGAGAAGGTTCTGGGTTCTGACGGAGCAACGGGAAGAAGCGGAGATTTATCACCGACAGTTCATTCGGGTAGGTCCGGTGTTCCAGCTTAAATTTTGAGCTGATGTCGGTGAATCAGTTGAGGATACCGCCCTTGATCGATTTTGAACATATAAAGGCCCTCCCAGGGGTGCAATTGAGCCTAGCCAGGTAGAACAGCTAGAAGATAGAGCTCAACTAAATTCAAAATATTTAGGCTCAAAATTTGACCCAATCAAGCTTTAATATATAAGttggaattagattcaattaaaaataataatacttaAGGTTGATTCGATTTGACTCGAATATCAACCAAACTATATGCATAGTTAAATTCAAGTTTCGACCataattaaaatttataattaaaataaaaataagcataacattatatattaaaatattaaattaataaaatatattataaataaaatatattattattaaatatatgtatatctacTTGATTAGACTCACAAGAGCCAAAAATTTTGTTATTTGAGCTTGACTCAAAAAATTGTTCGAGCTATTCAAGCTCTAGTCGAGCTCGATTATAATTAAGTCGTTTCAAGTGCAAGAAACTTGTGAGCTATTACTAGTAGCTTGACGTTTTTAATAGCTTTCTGGATAAGCATAACAGGTAGAAACTCAACTATCCAAGCTATGTGATAGAGACTTAATTCCtatcaataatatttttataaaaaatataaaataatagaaaaagagTGGAAGAAGAATTGTTGAATCAACATCTTCAATGACTGTTAGcaaattttattgaacaaaaaTAACTGAAATCTTGGATCCAATGGGCTTATATATTCACAGTGTAAGACTAACATAGCATGTGTAACCAGGAAAGAACTGATGTGCTATTCTTACATatattaagaaataaaataaaataaaacaatagaaaataaatatgtGCTGATTTAGGCTAGGATTGTTTATAAAATTATTACTCGCTTATTCTTCCACCCTTTAAAACAACCTTGTCCTCAACATTAAGCTATAACGAAGATTTTCCTCAATCAACCgacataataaaaaatatatcgtACATAATGAATATTCATTTTTTATGTACAAGATCAATGATGGAAGATGCACATAATCGACCAAAAATTTTGGTTAAGTGCTACTATTTTTGTATCACTATTTAagttaatttatttaattttgaaGATGGGGGTGCATTAAGTCATTTATGTAACTCATTTCCTGATGCCCATGGTTATTAACTCTAGAGTaccaaaatttcaaatattttatCGGATACTTTAGTATCAAAAGTTggagctttttcttttttgagccTTCACACACACGCAAACGCACacgcatgcatatatatatatatatatatatatatatatatatatatatatatatatatatatatatatattgagagagagagagagagagagagagagagagagagagagttggcacGCGGGGGAGGGGAGAGGCCGGGAGGCTTACCAAGAGAAAGTGGACTGAAGAGGAGAGTGACCCCATGGCTTCTACCGAGCTCTTAGTCCTCATCGATAGGAACAACCCCATGGTTCTTCTAGAAGGCCCCGCTCGAATGCTaagcaacaaagaaggtaatcCAGTCGGCAGCCTTATTTACCGTCAGATAGACATAAGTAGCTCTGAAAGTGCCACAACCTCTCGCTAGCCTATAGATGTCCCGCAATAAAGCTTGTCCATCACCAATCTTATGTAAATCCTAGAACTACTCAATCACTATGGCGGAATCCCCTTCAAACTGGATGTTGTCCACACCCAAGACAAGCCTTGCATATGTGAGGCCTTCCCAAGTAGTTCTCAGCTCTGCTCTAAGAGTAGTCATGTCAAAAATATGTCGACCCTGATTACAAAGCCTCCTGATCACAAAGCCCACACCTCCTCAGCCGTGACTAGTCTAAAGTTATGACCCACGATCACAAAGCCCACACCTCCTCTATCGCCGCTACAGTTATGCTGCCATCGGAATTCACCTTAAAAAGGCTTGGAGATGGGGGGCTCCCATGAGGCGAAAACAACTTGGTTCGCTGTAAAAGCAAAATGAGAGTTCTATATATCCCTCGCCATCTCGGATGAAACTAGAGCAGTAGGCTAAGTGATTTCAGAAGCATGTAGAAGTGTTCTATCTATCACAATCCTCAGATGCAACCGCTTGGGTTGTTGCCTACATCTTTGAAACTAGAGCAATAGGCTGAGTGATTTCAGAGCATGTAGAGGTGCTATATCTACCAAGCTCTTCAGATTGATCATGGTAGGCAACAACCCAAGTAGCTGCTTTGTTATCAATCACATCAATATACTGACTGTCACCAATAGATCATCTAATCGAGGGGAGCACTACCAGGGCACGGACACAGATCTCCCTCTAGATGAAAGAACTGTCGCCCAATTTGAATATTGAGAGCTGAAGATCATGAATTGTATTTGGCCCTCATCAAGATACTCTAAAGACTCTCACGCTCATTTTACTAGGTTCTTTCATTCTCTTAACATCATATTTATCTACCCTCATCTCATCGGGACTGAGTTCGAGTTCCAAATGCTTTATGCTGAAAATAGACTTCTCCAATCATATTTTAGTGGGTTTGGTCGGAGAGCTCTATTGTCTGAGCCCAAATCATGTCTCTCTATCTTATTGAGTTATAATGTAAATacaactatttttttatttacttttttaagataaaaataatatattttaattttaatttttaaaaaaatcaaaaaatgctTGTATagtcaaaaaatatattataaaaatgaATAGAAAATAACATTATTATTATATTCCTATGATAACCATTATTTTaacaattattttaatatttaaaatttaaaattataattttcagataaataatgattattataatttttgtaACGGCCGATAATGATTTTTATAGCGGaccattttttataaaaaatagcgGTTTATTTAAAACGTTTGTTATACCACCATTTATTACACCAGAAAcacatataaaaataatttttgttaataaaacCCAGGCTGTTGTCCGCCGCTGCATCCAGACGCCCTTTCCCGTTCCCATTCCGGCCGAAGCCAACCGAACCCTCCCCATCAATCGCCAAGAACTAGGGTTTTTATATACACTCAACTTCCCAACTCCGAAAATCTCTGGGGCTTTagctctctcctcttctccttctcggcCTCGATCTCTTCTCCGCCTCCATGAATCTCTCCCGAGCCTTCGCCTCCCtgttctcctcttcctccttccaatccAGAAAGCTATCGATTCGCCCCATCGCAGTTGCCGCCTTTCAATCCTCCGCTCTCTTCTCCACCGAcgtcgccgccgccgcaccGGCCAAGCGCAACTATAAGGGGAAGCCGAAACCTAAGCCGGAAAAGGACCCTCTAGGGTTTTCGAATTCCGACTGGAATCCCTCTGGTCACAAGGATCTGCCCAGGCCAACCGAGGTCCCCTATCAGCCCAAGGTTGCCAATTCGGTGCACCTCGTCGGGACTATCGGCGTGCCTGTCCAGCTCCAGACATTGCCCAACGGCTTGTACGCCGCTGTGTCGGTCCTCGTTCAGGAAAATACTAAGGGTTTGCCACAGCTCTGGTATGCTTAATTTGTTGTTGAGATGTTCCTGTTGTTGGTTACGTCTTGAATTCTACTGGAAAAAATGGCTGATTGGTTGCGATGTTTCATGGCTGTCTGCTAgtacatgattttttttgtctACTTGAGATATATCCGatgtttctaatttttctgagcttcATGGTGGAGATGTTGCCATAATTACCTGACGTTCTTTTACTTTGATTCCTATTACAGTCTTAGCTTCATTGATTATGTCTACTCGTTGCGCAGAACTTCAGTAGTTAAAAGTAGGGCCATGAGTTGGCTGGAAATGGTTGGTTCCATGAATGTCGAAATTCAAACTTGATAAGCTAATCACTTTCCCATTTGGATTTATTGTTTTTTCATGGCCATTCTGTTGAAATTGATTCGAGTTAGGTTTGATTATTAGATCTAAAATAGATCAGCAAATATCTTCTTGAATAGGTTATTTCTTGAATATATTTATTTCACTTATACTTTTCCACAACATCTTCAATTTTCATCAAGTATCACTTCCAACTTCAAGGAACTTTATAGTGGTGAATCTATTTCATAGCATGAATTTGTATATAAATAATGCTATTCTTGATTTTCAAGATTCTGACTATCGTTTTTCTTTGAACTTTTGACCCCGTCCTCTCCAGATTCTAGTTCTACTTGTGTTATATTTGATAGTTTAATGTTTTTATCTGTAGAAAATCCATGTATGTCTATATGCATGTAAAGTGTTGTCGGATTATTTATGTAAGTATCCTTGTGAATTTGGCCATATTTTGACTCTATCTAATAGGCTGGCAGTTCTACATTTTGTGGTCCAAATCTATTCATTTTCTTATAATCTGGTTTGATTGTTGGACTTTTGTACCTTTTTATCCCGTTTTATCAGGGAGTGAGTATGTTATGTACTGTTTCAAAATGCAAATGGCACTCAGGAGATCCTGTTCTTTGCTTGATTTCTAATGCACAGCTGTACGATCTGTTATAGCAACTTCTCTAGGAATATCATGCTGTATTTAatttcaaaagttgattgagaaTTAGAAAATTGGTATTCTTTGCTTGTTTCTCATTGAGCTATTACTTCACAGTATATATACTAACTTTGTTTCACACGGATATACTGCATCAAAATTTTCTAACCATGCACTTATTTGAATCTTTGAAGAATTAATTCTTTTGATATTTAATTGCTTGGTCATTATGGGAGCATTGGAACTTAGATTATTGTAATTTTCTTTGTTCATGAAGGAAGACAATGCTTTAACTGATTTGTTCTTTTTCCTAagtcttttatttccttttcttgcTCCTAGTTTTGCTCAAATGGATAATGACTTTGCTTTaatctttagtatttgattattttactattttttacgGCTGATATCATTTCTCCTAAAACAGATATTCTTAATTGGTCATGCATCATTAAGAAATATCAGTGAAAAgagaacatccattttgatttCCCTTCTTAATCTTTGGATTATAGTTTTcagacaaaaaaaagaaaaccatctTAATATGATATTTGTATACCCCATCTCTTCCTCTAACTTTCTGGAACTAGCATAACTTTTATTTACTACATTAAGTTTCActtcttgtttttgttttgttCAGGATTCCAATTATTTTTCAAGGTGATTTGGCACAATGTGCTGCATGTCATTTGAAGGAAAATGACCTTATCTATGTAATTGGAAAGTTAAGTGGAGATGTACCACCATTCACAATTAAAGATGCTCAAACCAAAATACAggtatattttttttcccttacaGAAGTGCTTGGCTTATCTTTTCACCATTACCCAATTTCCAACATAAACAAACTTTGGCATAGCATATTTTTCACTGAGACTTTTAACCTTGTAATATTGATAATTAGATGGTGCCACCACTTGGTTGTGGGAAAATATTTGGCTATAGAATATAATGAGAGGCCTTGCTATTTGTTGAAGCAAAAagctttttgaatttttttattaatatatgaACAAGGTCTCCTTGGCTTGCTTTTCCATGCCATTTTTTCTATGTGACTGCctaaataactaattaattgATATAAGCCTCTCATCTTGACTTTGGGCCAGCAATTTCTAGCTTGATAGTCTGAATAATAATGACACTctcgtttggttcacgggaaaagaaggggggaaagtgtggtcaacgggaaagtaatgagatgccttttgtttggttggagtttgcAAAGGAGAGagttggaaaagttgtattcccatggaaaaatgattcccacatttcatgtgaaagtctttcccatgagaaacatgggaaagttacttttccatgaaccaggaatcactccatttttattttttccaaaaagatccttcagcattaaagaggcattaaagacttaatttttattaaggatataataggaattatacatagcTTTCCCAAGAAAGTGGacggtcaaccaaacataagcaatctggaaatctgtcacttttccatggccaaccaaacatgccaaaagtacttttccagGCATCATCTTCCTAGAAATCTGCttttcaggaatcatattcctaggaggaaaaatgcttcccgtcAGTGGAAGGAACAAGCTAGCTTTGAAATATAATGTTATTGATGGATTGAACTCGCTGAACTTGAAGGAACTTGCTCCAAAGCTTGATGGTCTTGTTTGGTCGAGCATGCCTAGATACTTCGTGTACAGAAAAGCAGTGTGATTGATTCTTCAAGAAGTAGAGATCTGAAATTTAGAGCTTCTTCTAGTAACCTGAATCCTACTTCCTATTTTATGTAGAAAATTTTTGCTGGATATTCATAGGTCCAGGGTGAATGCTCTAGCAGCTTATACACGAAGCCTTGAGCCTCAAAAAAGAAGGAATATAAAGATAATTAAAATCTGAGGAATAAAATAAAACTTTCATTAATTTATCTTCGACCTTTTGGGGATGAAACCACCCCTACATATATAGAAAATAAACCATAGGAAGCCTAGACTTGATCTAACCATTGATTTAGTTAAGACTTTAAACTAATGACTGAAAGTTATTGGAAAAGGGCTCTTACATCTCTACTTCCCATTAGGGCACTTTGAGGCCATGATAACTTCGTGAACATGAATCCATTTGGTGCATCTAATACATGTAAAATATGTGTTCCATATGCCCTAAATCATTTAAATTATAGGTGAAATGGATGCTGCACCTCAAGTTATGGCACTGAAATTTATGACTAAAATTGAACCCAGACTTTCATAGTTCCTGGAGTTTTGAACTCATCCAATGCTAAGCTATATGACAGTTGGTCTTAAGTTTGATTGAAcattacataaaagaaaatatttaaagtagatgagaagagagagaaagagagaggatgtGGGACTCTTCAACTTTAAAAAAAGGTGAGGAGTAATCCACTCAAAACTCTAAGGTTTATTCAACTAAGTGATAAATGTCAAACTTTTACAGCCATTTCATGCTTAAGATAAATCAGGCAAGGAGGAAAAGTCAGAAACTCTATTAAATCTCTGGATACAAATTCATCTAGTTCTACTTGACTTGGTTCAAAAGCAATCTTCAATTACTTTGAATTTATCACCAAACTAATAAAAGCTGCAGCCTCAAATCACAAATAGGAGGACACTCTAGCCCAAATAAGATAATATGACATGTTTTAGTGCCCAAAATTTGATTCCCAGATACGTTCTGTGGCCGATATTTGCCCTCGTAATGTTAGTGTAGCATTATGCCCCTTACATTATTTTgcattatttttgttgtttggatTCTTCTTTGGACCATTTCAAGCGTGTGTGCATTAGTAAATCAAAGACTAGTCTATTCACATATGCAAGCACTTTGAGTTATTGATGCTGTTTATTTGGTGAAGTATTTCTTCAATTGTTGTCGGAGAAGGATGAGTGCATTGTTGTTGCTAGTCCTTCAATTGCAACTGTTGATCTTGGGTGGTGACTTACATCTGATGTTTGCTAAGTAGCATATGAAACACAAGTTATCCATTCCTTCTAAGAATAGATCAAATACATAGCTGGTTATGTTTTGGACTTTTTTTGCTTGAAAATTGTGCAATATCAATTATTACATCACAACACAAGAATACCTTTAATGTATTTTCTGAGATATTCAAAAAACCTGTTCAAGCAATGTCAGAAGATTAAGATGCTGATAATACATTTTTCTTTAGCTATATTTTCTCTCCATGTGTTTTTATAGAATGTATGGATTATATTTATTGACAAAACACCAATTCATAAATTTTTACATAAACAGTAGTTACTCGGAAAAATATGTAAGCAAACCAGCTAAATGACAAAGTAATATAAAGAGATAATTGGAAACCATCAGATCTATTATGCACAGGCACAGCAATGGGTAATTGTTTTCAAGTGAAACCATTTTCATAAATTCACTCCTCAATTGTCAATATTTTCTATTCTgaaattagatctgaaaatatattttatatgcacAACACAAATCAACTAAACGGTGTCCTTAATTAATATTTAGACTTTTTAGATATACCCTTTTCTTATTAATTACACTAAATAACTGTTAACATGACCTACGGGTCTTGCCAACATATTTGGGGCTGGTGTTGTGAACACATTTTGCTTTTGTTGCTGCTATTACttgttttctccttttttttgctgTCTTGATTTATTGATGTTAATTTCATAGTATTGATTCTAGAATTGACACCTAAGTTATGATTATTGTAGGTCTTAGCTCATAGCGTAAGTTTTGTGCAAAAAGAATGTCCAGAAAAGGAAGGCCAGAAAGTGTCTGAAAAACATGAGGTGGCTTCAGATAGTTCAGGTTAATTCTGGTTTTATAACTTAaaccttgtatttgcttttgttggtTATATGAAGTTTTAATTTGAATCCATTATTTAATAACATTGGGTTGGTGATGCATGAGTTGGCATACTTTGTGATTTAATCTCATTTGCAATCTTCCTTTGCTTTTCATACAAATTTTGTCCTTTAGCATAACATAACAAGTTCAGAGGAAAACACTTCATATATTGTAATTTAATGGATCCTTGCACCTATCTACACCTTACTAAGAAATTAGTATTCCGGAACCGTCTTTTGTAAAAATCTTGCCTTTTTCATTGTTGTGATTTTCTATTTTCTCTTgagatgtatatgtatatgtataatgTATGTACGtaaatatgcatatatgcatgcatgtataattattaaaatgtttTCAGCTTCCTATCATCACATTTTTCCTagtttttctctcctttttagCTTCCCTTTATAAGGCAGGGGGTCAATAGGTCTTGTATTAAACAAAAAGTTCATCTATAGTGGTGTTTCTCTGGTGATCAGTAATGATGACTGGTGCTAAGGAACTATCAATGGGTCAAAAGGATTTTTACTTGAGTTGTGTGAAGAACCATGCTGATTGCATCTCTCATCCATCAATTAATAAAGTCCATATGGTTTTGACTGAACATGTCTGctaattatattttcttttgctcACAGAGTTCTCTTTCTGTGATATGTCCATAGATCTTTCTGATTCAAATTTTATGTATTCCCATTCAACAATGTTCTAGTAAATATAACGTCTAGTGCAGGTTCAGACATATGCATTTTTTCTGTTGTTTCTTTGGAATCTGTTTCTCTAGCTTGTCAAGACCATGATTGCTTAATTGAGGGGTTAATGATATGCTGCGTATAAATTTCTTGTGCATGGAGTTAtgcattttattttaaaagccaTGAAAATGCTTAgtcatttttctgtttgttttttaaCTTTTGACCTCAGCAATGGACACTCACTGGAATGTTTGACATTGGTaaacatctttttttttggaaacttACTGCATGgttatcctttttctttttttttggaagtaGATGATCATGAAGGagcaaactttcttttctttgctagTGCTTACTGTTAGACTCGTTGATGTTCGTGATTTTACTGTAGGTTTGAGACAATTATCAAAGTGAGCAATATTGTTAATGTTAGTGGTCTATATTTTGAAATGAATAGTGTGCCTTCCTGCACAATGGACTTTTgaacttctaatgtgtgtgtaGCCTGGCTAGCAAAGAATCCTAAAAAAGAGGCCAACCTCAATTTTgcactctttctctctcttcacttcTTTCCGCTCCAAACCCCTTCTCTAGTAGCAATTAAAACTTTAGTTACTAGAGCCAAGTGCAACTGCAGGAGAGGAGAAGTGGGTCTCATTAAGGAAATGCTTAGGAAGCAGGATCAGGGAATAATTTTCAGAGAGATTCTGATGTGGGTGTGTCGCCCTAGGTGGAAGTTTCCTGCCACTGTGATGAAAAGTGTCCAACAATCTTTTTTTCGCTATCATGCAGTTCCCGTCTCACTTAGGTCATGTTTCTCCATCAAGCTATTGAATCTTTCTCATTTCTTGAATGTAAATGTACTTGCCTCATGAGAGATAGCATATGCCTAAATAAAGGCATTATCTTTTATGGTATAAATCACTACAGTTCTCCCTTGGATCATTAATCCGAACATCACATGTCTATTGCTAGGATAACAGGGAAGCGGGACTTTGTTTGATCTATCCCTGTCCATAATAGACATGGtttcttattaaaaataatattgttaTTCAAatttaaacaagagatatactcatgCCTTTCCATCGACACCCCAGAATAAACATAGATGTATCTCTATTGGAGATGATGTGAGCATTGTAGCCTACTGAGTCTAAAGGAAAGTGTTCTAGTTAATCATATTATCTTTCAGAAACTACAGTTCCGCTTTCTCGGTATATATGTTACATTTGGAGCAGAAAAAGTTAGATCATTGGTGAGTCATTGCATGATTAGCAGGTATCCTTTCTTTTGTGTGTCGA
Encoded proteins:
- the LOC103714662 gene encoding protein ecdysoneless homolog; translation: MEEARRNPRIPEDTVFYAIYPDLPPDSPPAEAAAALRSLHLHLIQSVLAPHLRDYIWQHEPFHLSIPSSSSAASATAASNCPFCGSPSLPHLHGKTRFGDNLDDEWFIVFLLFEASRAVPSLSARVWDSDGEFLLIEAAFSLPRWLDPDTSTNRVFIRRGDVHIVPRDRFPSGPPLAAALDAVRNEDVDTRASDAVQAAISRRISSYPERARANTHRVRVRVPLPVAQVLKHEPCLVSLAVEGFYDRDVDSMKDAARMDKFLRSNGGGIEMVRVSVPMSRAMYAQLVQQNFQAPRCYPMPSREEGPAAYIEAELGMKIACGFEMMYQERRRAGKEGKGTTWEAFKRSLESSGCFEGLLPGSKEYQRIMDSALEYYKSSSLSSRTREIMNAPVLRIDEILSMPCSVDDFKGIELPLDDDDSWLYNGEDELNSAILERQKEMENYKAERKHRKDKRQKDTADGSSSLSDDFNLGDIVETMQAFVQKVSSFEGAEVPPNRNSKAVELDADQFMKIMGSVAGEASREETARDAVIEGDTSSSDMDFDDSEDEGDIAEDGNGDTFMQSYSDALNKELNATTLKRSFIRASQQHSNNCNEGPSNAPKEMDEELTPVDVDANLVKSFLDSFSSQQGLAGPASNVLGLMGVKVPPDAKKM